Proteins encoded within one genomic window of Candidatus Polarisedimenticolia bacterium:
- a CDS encoding DUF4956 domain-containing protein, giving the protein MRRGAACAAGLRAVLLLAGMLITWAPGLPAKEDSPAAPIPNGDSSALAVNEQSPKTLIAELKTAGVRLPVATLLGAALAFRPRRRGTPDRQPAVIQTQIVLAIVGAVIMLVVGSNLARAFGIVGVASLIRYRSKISDPKDAVVMLSALSVGLASGAGLLALASFATLFLVGALWLLEGFEPQTRRFEVSMKLGPKTSDLRPRIEQLLRRYHADFELRSSSEEEVSYVVTVPLMLQTDRISSALTKLAPEGKGGIEWKEPPKVK; this is encoded by the coding sequence GTGAGGCGGGGTGCGGCGTGCGCCGCCGGTTTGCGGGCTGTTCTGCTCCTTGCCGGAATGCTGATCACCTGGGCGCCCGGACTGCCCGCCAAAGAAGACTCCCCTGCTGCTCCCATTCCAAACGGCGACTCCAGCGCCCTGGCGGTGAACGAGCAGTCTCCCAAGACCCTCATTGCCGAGCTGAAAACCGCCGGCGTCCGCCTGCCGGTGGCGACCCTGCTGGGAGCGGCCCTGGCCTTCCGGCCCCGCCGGCGCGGAACCCCGGACCGCCAGCCGGCGGTCATCCAGACGCAGATCGTCCTCGCCATCGTGGGGGCCGTGATCATGCTCGTGGTGGGTTCCAACCTGGCGCGGGCCTTCGGAATCGTCGGCGTGGCCAGCCTGATTCGTTATCGCTCCAAGATCAGCGATCCCAAGGATGCCGTGGTGATGCTCTCGGCGCTGTCGGTGGGGCTGGCATCCGGAGCCGGTCTGCTGGCGCTGGCCAGCTTCGCGACGCTGTTCCTGGTGGGAGCGCTATGGCTCCTGGAGGGGTTCGAGCCGCAGACGCGGCGGTTCGAGGTGTCGATGAAGCTCGGGCCCAAGACCTCCGACTTGCGCCCGCGCATCGAGCAGCTCCTGCGGCGCTACCACGCCGATTTCGAACTGCGCAGCTCGTCGGAGGAGGAGGTCTCCTACGTGGTGACCGTGCCCTTGATGCTCCAGACCGACCGGATCTCCAGCGCGCTGACGAAGCTGGCCCCGGAAGGAAAGGGCGGCATCGAGTGGAAGGAGCCTCCCAAGGTCAAGTAG
- a CDS encoding response regulator transcription factor, producing the protein MSLRILLADDHVMVRQGLKALLEREKFEIAGEASDGREAVRLAESLRPDLILLDLAMPLLNGMDATREILKSNPSAKVILLTMHSEDSYVLEALRAGAVGYVVKTRASGELLQAIREVQRGHFYLSPGVSRVVISAFLAKNELPMDPLTARERQVLQLIAEGKTTKEAAVVLDISVKTAESHRTRIMHKLNIHETAGLVRYAIRLGLTQP; encoded by the coding sequence ATGTCCCTGCGCATATTGCTCGCGGATGATCACGTCATGGTCCGCCAGGGCCTGAAGGCTCTGCTGGAACGCGAAAAATTCGAGATCGCCGGCGAAGCGTCCGACGGCCGCGAGGCGGTGCGGCTGGCGGAGTCGCTGCGGCCCGACCTGATACTTCTGGACCTGGCGATGCCGTTGCTGAACGGAATGGACGCCACTCGCGAGATCCTGAAGTCCAACCCGAGCGCCAAGGTGATCCTGCTCACCATGCACTCCGAGGACTCCTACGTCCTGGAGGCCCTGCGCGCGGGGGCCGTGGGCTACGTGGTGAAGACACGCGCCTCGGGGGAGCTGCTGCAGGCCATTCGCGAGGTGCAGCGAGGCCATTTCTATCTGAGCCCCGGTGTGTCGCGCGTCGTGATCTCGGCGTTTCTGGCCAAGAACGAGCTCCCGATGGATCCGCTGACGGCCCGCGAGAGACAGGTCCTGCAGCTGATCGCGGAAGGTAAGACGACCAAGGAAGCCGCCGTGGTCCTGGATATCAGCGTCAAGACCGCCGAATCCCATCGGACGAGGATCATGCACAAGCTGAACATTCACGAGACCGCAGGATTGGTGCGTTACGCGATTCGGCTCGGCCTGACCCAGCCGTAG
- a CDS encoding response regulator transcription factor, producing the protein MKVLVADDDLGFRSTLKRVMETRGGFQVWEARDGEEAVELARALQPELILMDLSMPRMDGLEAVRLIRAWDTEVRIIVCSIYQEPIYRRAARVCGADAFLPKSRCYSELDWIRKFAEGSEKVSEEKIA; encoded by the coding sequence ATGAAAGTCTTGGTCGCGGATGACGATCTCGGATTCCGAAGTACGCTGAAGCGAGTGATGGAAACCCGAGGGGGCTTCCAGGTATGGGAAGCCCGCGACGGCGAGGAGGCGGTGGAGCTGGCACGCGCGCTGCAGCCCGAGCTGATCCTGATGGATCTTTCGATGCCGCGCATGGACGGTCTTGAAGCGGTGCGCCTGATCCGCGCCTGGGATACCGAAGTGCGGATCATCGTCTGCTCGATCTACCAGGAGCCGATCTACCGGCGGGCGGCCCGGGTCTGCGGTGCCGACGCCTTCCTTCCCAAATCCCGCTGCTATTCGGAGCTGGACTGGATTCGCAAGTTTGCGGAGGGTAGCGAGAAAGTGAGCGAAGAGAAGATCGCCTGA
- a CDS encoding ATP-binding protein, whose product MSVDAIILRQQVRALLKEHLERGGEQTLERAYELGRTALDGGIGLLHMMALHHEALRAMMQDGGAARLPEVLEASQALLVESLSPYEMTQMTFRETTAAWRRLNERLEEEAQRIAHALHDESGQLLVMAHIALAELEEDLPPRNRRRLQEARALLDQMEEQLRRISHELRPTILDDLGLVPALEFLAEGVSKRGGLHIEVESEIDDRLAAGLETALYRVVQEALTNVSRHARARRVVVRLRQEGGEIVCAVCDDGIGFDATQVMAPGARSGLGLIGMEERLSVLGGTVSVKAVPGCGTEIWVRVPMEVRHVPAHIARG is encoded by the coding sequence CGTCGACGCGATCATTCTGCGCCAGCAGGTGCGAGCTCTTCTGAAGGAACACCTCGAGCGGGGAGGGGAACAGACCCTCGAGCGCGCTTACGAGCTGGGACGCACGGCTCTCGACGGCGGCATCGGACTGCTGCATATGATGGCCCTGCACCACGAGGCCCTCCGTGCCATGATGCAGGACGGCGGCGCTGCGCGGCTGCCGGAGGTGCTCGAAGCCTCGCAGGCCCTCCTGGTGGAGAGCCTTTCGCCCTACGAGATGACGCAGATGACCTTCCGCGAGACCACGGCGGCCTGGAGGCGGCTGAACGAGCGCCTCGAGGAGGAGGCGCAGCGCATCGCCCATGCCCTGCACGACGAATCAGGGCAGCTGCTGGTGATGGCGCACATCGCCCTGGCCGAGCTGGAAGAGGACCTGCCGCCGCGCAACCGCCGCCGCCTGCAGGAGGCGCGCGCCCTCCTCGATCAAATGGAAGAGCAGCTGCGCCGCATCTCCCACGAGCTGCGCCCCACGATCCTCGACGATCTGGGGCTGGTTCCGGCGCTGGAGTTCCTGGCCGAAGGGGTGTCGAAGCGCGGCGGACTGCATATCGAGGTGGAGAGCGAGATCGACGATCGTCTCGCCGCGGGCCTCGAGACCGCGCTCTACCGGGTGGTGCAGGAGGCGTTGACCAACGTCAGCCGCCACGCCCGCGCAAGGCGGGTGGTGGTCCGGCTCCGCCAGGAGGGCGGCGAGATCGTCTGCGCCGTGTGCGACGACGGCATCGGCTTCGATGCGACGCAAGTCATGGCGCCCGGCGCGCGTAGCGGGCTCGGGCTGATCGGCATGGAAGAACGCCTGTCCGTGCTGGGGGGGACGGTCTCGGTAAAGGCGGTCCCCGGGTGCGGCACCGAAATCTGGGTGCGCGTTCCAATGGAGGTCAGACATGTCCCTGCGCATATTGCTCGCGGATGA
- a CDS encoding metallophosphoesterase: MKHTLRVFELASGACLALLMARGCSAAAPQQTAVVAPGSESFVAELQKYTEATKPLRQKAESEVPKGNTPGKQAVSQEKRRAVLGKDICDLRAKAKQGDLFTAEGMTYVKHAIASAFQGPAEATVRDALEEQNDPTIYKGPPPKVAINTRINAPPLPAVLTVDLPPLPKEVEYRFSGRTLILTDAEAVCVLDFIPNALPEAPQKSPGTTAASAPAQKTYSYLAMPQISRSLRFAVLGDTGTGGPDQRKMAETLWSYYSQGNRFKFILLLGDNLYAGLEGATDYRRQFLDPYKAFLDARVEFRATLGNHDLAGQVDFPPFHMGGKPYYSFHEQYSTFVALNSNDPSNPAQREWLDKQFSNNNDWRICFFHHPLFSSGTHALESKEMRGWLEEDLVRNQVNVVFNGHEHFYERSKPQRGIQYFVNGSAAKLRLGDLHPQDFTDFGYDKENVGMLVEISGDSLFYQALGVSGRTIDCGVVYRTREAATKGSQDDVTRRWLRSCDEARRWLRTTPDNSNTLSKTTR, from the coding sequence ATGAAGCACACTTTGCGGGTCTTCGAGCTCGCCTCCGGCGCCTGCCTCGCCCTGCTGATGGCACGAGGCTGTTCCGCAGCCGCCCCGCAGCAGACGGCCGTGGTGGCGCCCGGATCGGAGTCATTCGTGGCGGAGCTGCAGAAGTACACCGAGGCGACCAAGCCTTTGCGCCAGAAAGCCGAGAGCGAGGTCCCGAAAGGCAACACGCCTGGGAAACAGGCGGTGTCCCAGGAAAAGCGCCGTGCCGTCCTGGGCAAAGACATCTGCGACTTGAGAGCGAAGGCGAAGCAGGGTGATCTGTTTACGGCCGAAGGCATGACCTATGTCAAGCATGCGATCGCCTCCGCCTTCCAGGGACCTGCGGAGGCCACCGTGCGCGACGCTCTGGAGGAGCAGAACGATCCCACCATCTACAAGGGACCGCCTCCGAAGGTCGCGATCAATACGCGCATCAACGCACCGCCCCTGCCGGCCGTCCTGACCGTGGATCTGCCACCGCTCCCCAAGGAGGTCGAGTATCGGTTCTCCGGCAGAACTCTCATCCTGACCGATGCCGAAGCGGTCTGCGTTCTTGACTTCATTCCCAACGCGCTCCCGGAAGCGCCACAGAAGTCTCCGGGAACCACGGCAGCCTCGGCGCCGGCGCAAAAGACCTACTCCTACCTCGCCATGCCGCAGATTTCCCGCTCCCTGCGCTTCGCCGTGCTCGGCGATACCGGGACCGGCGGACCGGACCAGCGCAAGATGGCCGAGACTCTCTGGAGCTACTACTCGCAGGGGAACCGCTTCAAGTTCATCCTGCTGCTGGGAGACAACCTCTACGCCGGGCTCGAGGGGGCGACGGATTACCGGCGGCAGTTCCTGGATCCCTACAAGGCCTTCCTGGACGCGCGGGTGGAGTTCCGGGCGACGCTCGGTAACCACGACCTTGCAGGGCAGGTCGACTTTCCCCCCTTCCACATGGGCGGCAAGCCCTATTACAGCTTCCACGAGCAATACAGCACCTTCGTTGCCCTCAACAGCAACGACCCCTCCAATCCCGCCCAGCGCGAGTGGCTCGACAAGCAATTCTCGAACAACAACGACTGGCGCATCTGCTTCTTCCACCATCCCCTCTTCTCCTCGGGAACGCATGCGCTCGAGTCCAAGGAGATGCGCGGCTGGCTCGAGGAGGACCTGGTCCGCAACCAGGTGAACGTCGTCTTCAATGGGCACGAGCACTTCTACGAGCGCAGCAAGCCGCAGCGCGGCATCCAGTACTTCGTGAACGGCAGCGCCGCTAAGCTCCGCCTCGGGGACCTGCATCCACAGGACTTCACCGACTTCGGATACGACAAGGAGAACGTGGGCATGCTGGTGGAGATCTCCGGCGACTCGCTGTTCTACCAGGCGCTCGGGGTGTCGGGCCGCACCATCGACTGCGGCGTCGTCTACCGCACCCGCGAGGCCGCCACCAAGGGGTCCCAGGACGACGTGACGCGGCGCTGGCTGCGCTCCTGCGACGAGGCCCGACGCTGGCTGCGCACTACCCCCGACAATTCGAATACTCTATCCAAGACGACCCGATGA